In Phormidium yuhuli AB48, one genomic interval encodes:
- a CDS encoding serine/threonine-protein kinase — protein MALVNQRYRILESLGRGGFGETFLVEDTQMPSRRRCVLKQLNPSSRDAATQRLIEDRFGREAAILESLGENHPQIPRLYAYFRENEQFYLVQEWIEGLTLTERLNQQGRLSEAEVRGLLRDVLPVLAFVHQQRIVHRDIKPDNIILRHRDGKPVLIDFGAVRETMTTVMTGSGSPTSSIVIGTPGFMSSEQAAGRPLFSSDLYSLGLTAIFLLTGKLPQDLPSDPRTGEISWQSLLTLQDRRLGEVLNRAIASHPRDRFPSANEMLAALEGSPSPPVAATMPPPTYYEPTVAVAPGWQSSSPPETQVTQAVTPRGPERISPSPVMYGSESSGGKKGVLLLALLLGVVGGGVMATIALQPRDRAGRDEEPVVVSPTPEPTPVATPTPTPTPTPTPTPTPTPTPTPTPTPTPEPTPEPTPEPTPEPTPEPRPSIRDATRDYYAVLGGDDIYNLSLGWNMLSQDMQNNPRLHPDGFESYQEWWSSVESVRVNEIRVLEEERDQARVEVSVTYQMEDGRVSNDRQQLIWRWQESGNLWVIDGTRRP, from the coding sequence ATGGCACTCGTAAACCAACGCTATCGAATTTTAGAATCTCTCGGACGAGGAGGCTTTGGCGAGACGTTTCTCGTAGAAGACACGCAAATGCCCTCCCGACGGCGTTGTGTGCTAAAGCAGCTGAACCCCAGCAGTCGGGATGCGGCGACACAGCGGCTGATTGAGGACCGCTTTGGGCGAGAGGCGGCAATTTTGGAGTCTCTTGGGGAGAATCATCCTCAGATTCCTCGCCTTTATGCGTATTTTAGGGAGAATGAACAGTTCTATCTGGTTCAGGAGTGGATTGAGGGGCTGACGCTGACGGAACGGCTGAATCAGCAGGGGCGGTTGTCGGAGGCTGAGGTGCGTGGGCTGTTGCGGGATGTGCTGCCGGTGTTGGCGTTTGTTCATCAGCAGCGGATTGTCCATCGGGATATTAAGCCGGATAACATTATTTTGCGGCATCGTGATGGCAAGCCGGTGTTAATTGATTTTGGGGCGGTGCGGGAGACGATGACGACGGTGATGACGGGGTCAGGTTCTCCCACCAGTAGCATTGTGATTGGGACGCCGGGCTTTATGTCCAGTGAACAGGCGGCGGGCCGACCCCTGTTTTCCAGTGACCTTTATAGTTTGGGTTTGACGGCGATTTTTCTGTTGACGGGTAAGCTTCCTCAGGATTTGCCCAGCGATCCTCGGACTGGGGAGATTTCTTGGCAATCTCTGCTGACACTTCAGGATCGGCGTTTGGGGGAGGTGTTGAATCGGGCGATCGCATCTCATCCTCGCGATCGCTTCCCCAGTGCCAATGAGATGCTAGCGGCATTGGAGGGGTCGCCATCTCCCCCGGTGGCGGCGACAATGCCCCCTCCAACCTATTATGAGCCGACGGTGGCGGTGGCCCCCGGTTGGCAGAGCAGTAGTCCGCCGGAAACTCAGGTCACTCAAGCGGTGACGCCTCGGGGACCGGAGCGTATCTCCCCGAGTCCAGTGATGTATGGTTCTGAGTCTTCTGGGGGCAAGAAGGGGGTTCTCCTGCTGGCTCTATTACTGGGGGTCGTGGGTGGGGGAGTGATGGCCACGATAGCACTCCAGCCGCGCGATCGCGCTGGCCGAGATGAGGAGCCGGTGGTAGTCTCCCCAACTCCAGAACCGACTCCTGTGGCTACACCCACGCCGACGCCAACCCCCACGCCGACGCCGACACCCACGCCAACCCCCACCCCGACGCCCACGCCAACCCCGACGCCAGAACCCACCCCGGAACCTACCCCGGAACCTACCCCGGAACCCACCCCGGAACCTCGCCCTTCAATCCGTGATGCAACGCGGGACTATTATGCGGTCTTAGGGGGGGATGATATCTACAATCTCAGTTTGGGCTGGAATATGTTGTCGCAGGATATGCAAAATAATCCAAGGCTGCATCCTGATGGCTTTGAGAGTTATCAGGAGTGGTGGAGTAGTGTGGAATCGGTGAGAGTCAATGAGATTCGCGTTTTGGAGGAAGAGCGGGATCAGGCCCGGGTTGAGGTGAGTGTGACCTATCAGATGGAGGATGGCCGGGTGTCTAATGACCGACAGCAGCTAATTTGGCGCTGGCAGGAGTCGGGGAATCTCTGGGTGATTGATGGAACGCGACGCCCGTAG
- a CDS encoding DUF1517 domain-containing protein: MQRLLLFLTSLLAVLSVNGLQIHGPPSNPSLEVGLEQVEARRGGGGRSRGGSFGRSRSRGSSRSRSTSRSSRGIGGSSGTGSRRSRPLGFIDFLFILIFLGMFLLRKAQEFQENSPNSQPFTPTPSPRQSATVTKLQLALLGQVDNLHTELLELSQRTPRTSGDRAQLLQDIALTLLRNPESWTHIWANSIHYKQAERVDKAFQHLNLLERVQDRPESSPDTEGESEYVLVTLLLISDHLEPIFSPVHSEDEQKQALETLAALDSQCLAELEVYIHPNQLGKNLSKEDLVSQNTHLISL, from the coding sequence ATGCAGCGTTTACTTCTTTTCCTGACCAGTCTCCTGGCTGTTCTCTCCGTCAACGGTCTGCAAATTCACGGTCCACCATCCAACCCCTCCCTAGAAGTTGGCCTAGAACAAGTCGAAGCCCGACGAGGTGGAGGTGGCCGCAGCCGAGGTGGCTCATTTGGGCGTTCTCGTTCTCGTGGCTCCTCCCGGTCTCGCTCCACCAGTCGCAGCAGTCGAGGAATTGGCGGTTCCTCAGGTACCGGTTCCCGCCGTTCCCGTCCCCTAGGTTTCATAGATTTTCTCTTCATCCTCATCTTCCTAGGGATGTTCCTACTGCGCAAAGCTCAAGAATTTCAGGAGAACTCCCCAAACAGCCAACCCTTTACCCCCACTCCCTCCCCTCGGCAAAGCGCAACCGTCACCAAACTGCAACTTGCCCTTCTCGGACAAGTTGACAATCTCCATACCGAGCTGCTGGAGCTTAGCCAACGAACCCCCAGGACATCTGGCGATCGCGCCCAACTCCTCCAAGACATTGCCCTGACGCTGCTGCGAAACCCAGAATCCTGGACCCATATCTGGGCCAACTCCATCCACTACAAGCAAGCCGAACGAGTCGACAAAGCCTTCCAACACCTCAACCTCCTAGAACGAGTTCAGGACCGTCCCGAATCCTCCCCAGATACCGAGGGCGAGAGTGAATATGTCCTTGTCACCCTCCTCCTCATCAGCGACCATCTCGAACCCATCTTCTCCCCCGTCCATTCCGAAGACGAACAGAAACAGGCCCTAGAAACCCTCGCCGCCCTCGATTCCCAATGTCTCGCAGAACTTGAGGTCTATATCCATCCCAACCAGCTCGGCAAAAACCTAAGCAAAGAAGACCTCGTCTCCCAAAATACCCATCTCATCTCCCTCTAA
- a CDS encoding DNA-directed RNA polymerase subunit omega, translating to MQKRTPLETTNLMRRAEELVDAASNRYRITVQVANRAKRRRYEDFDNLDEPGMKPVVRAIVEMSDELTQPEIIGD from the coding sequence ATGCAGAAACGCACTCCCCTCGAAACGACTAATTTGATGCGTCGCGCGGAGGAACTGGTCGACGCGGCATCGAACCGTTATCGTATCACTGTCCAGGTGGCGAACCGCGCGAAACGGCGGCGTTATGAGGATTTTGATAATTTGGATGAGCCGGGGATGAAACCGGTGGTGCGGGCGATTGTGGAGATGTCGGACGAGCTGACGCAACCGGAAATTATTGGTGACTAG